The following nucleotide sequence is from Micromonospora sp. WMMD1120.
CGCCGACCAGCGAGCCTCGGCCGACCACGAGCATGGCCAGGCCGATCGTGGCGCACAGCGGCAGGGCGAGCGTCGCCGTCCCCGCCGCCAGCCGGCGTACCACAGGGCCGGCCGGCCTGGACACGGCCAGCGCGACCATGGCGAGGACCACCGCCGCCGTCGCCGCGATGCTCGCGCCACCGTGCACCAGGTCGGCCACCGTGGTCCGCTCGAACGGCGGCAGCGGGCAGCCCGCGGAGCAGGTCACGGCCCCGGACACCGCCGTGAGCACGGCGCCGCAGGCGAGCAGCGCCGGCGCGACCCGGACCCCGGGCGGCAGCGCCGCGGCGATCAACAGCACCGCGCCGGCCAGGGCGAGCACCCCGATCCGGTACGTCACCGCGTGCGCGCTGCCGGCGATACCGGCCTCGCTCACGTACCCGGTGAGGCCCGGACCGGGACCGGCGACCACCGCGACCGTCACCGCGACCGCCCCGGCGACCGCGCAGCCGGCGGCGGCCGACGCGGCGACCCGGCGCGCGACGTCCCCGCGGGCGACGACCCCGGTCGCGCCGGCCCGGCCCGGCTCAGCCACGTCCGTGCGGCGTCGTCCAGCCGGACTCGTCGGGCCCCGACGGCACGATGCCGGTCGGATTGATCTCCCGGTGGGTGCCGTAGTAGTGCCGCTTGATGTGGTCGAAGTCCACGGTCTCGCCGAAACCCGGGGTCTGGAACAGGTCCCGGGCGTACGCCCAGAGCACCGGTAGCTCGGTCAGCTTGTTGCGGTTGCACTTGAAGTGCCCGTGGTACGCGGCGTCGAAGCGCACCAGCGTGGTGAACAGCCGGACGTCCGCCTCGGTGATCGTGTCGCCCATCAGGTACCGCTGCCCGGTCAGTCGGTCGGAGAGCGCGTCCAGCCGGGCGAAGAGCGCCCGGAACGCCTCGTCGTACGCCTGCTGGGAGGTGGCGAAGCCGCACCGGTAGACGCCGTTGTTGACGTCGGTGTGGATCTCGGCCATCAGCGCGTCCATCTCGGGGCGCAGCGCGACCGGGTAGAGGTCCGGCGCGCCGGGCGCGTGCAGGTTGCGCCACTCGGTGGAGAGGTCGAGGGTGAGCTGCGGGTAGTCGTTGGTGACCACCCGGCCGGTCACTGTGTCGACGAGCGCCGGCACCGTCACCCGCCCGGTGTAGTCCTCGTCGGTGGCCAGGTACGCCTCGGAGAGGAAGCGCACCCCGAGGACCGGGTCG
It contains:
- a CDS encoding DUF998 domain-containing protein yields the protein MAEPGRAGATGVVARGDVARRVAASAAAGCAVAGAVAVTVAVVAGPGPGLTGYVSEAGIAGSAHAVTYRIGVLALAGAVLLIAAALPPGVRVAPALLACGAVLTAVSGAVTCSAGCPLPPFERTTVADLVHGGASIAATAAVVLAMVALAVSRPAGPVVRRLAAGTATLALPLCATIGLAMLVVGRGSLVGVTERLLLGLAVLWGVATGTALALTCRDRSL
- a CDS encoding glutathione S-transferase C-terminal domain-containing protein — its product is MVRAQFSAETSGEGAFVRQPNRFTGRVTADSTSPPGGGPDEQDRWPLEAGRYRLIWCRACPWAHRALIVRGLLGLDDAISLGTVDPIRDERGWAFALDPDGFDPVLGVRFLSEAYLATDEDYTGRVTVPALVDTVTGRVVTNDYPQLTLDLSTEWRNLHAPGAPDLYPVALRPEMDALMAEIHTDVNNGVYRCGFATSQQAYDEAFRALFARLDALSDRLTGQRYLMGDTITEADVRLFTTLVRFDAAYHGHFKCNRNKLTELPVLWAYARDLFQTPGFGETVDFDHIKRHYYGTHREINPTGIVPSGPDESGWTTPHGRG